In a genomic window of Vigna angularis cultivar LongXiaoDou No.4 chromosome 6, ASM1680809v1, whole genome shotgun sequence:
- the LOC108343249 gene encoding tropinone reductase-like 3, which produces MEKIKLGMRFQGKVAIVTASTLGIGFSIAQRLGLEGASVVISSRKQQNVDKAAGKLRAQGIEVLPIICHVSNAQQRKNLIDKTLQKYGKIDVIVSNAAVHPSVDPILQTQESILDKLWEINVKSTILLLKDAAPHLKKGSSVVLISSLAAYNPPPTMAMYGVTKTAVLGLTKALASEMAPNTRVNCVVPGIVPTHFVALYTSNDAIRKELERTTLIGRLGTAEEMAAATAFLASDDASYITGENLVVSGGMPSRL; this is translated from the exons ATGGAGAAGATTAAACTTGGCATGAGATTTCAAGGTAAGGTGGCCATTGTGACGGCTTCCACTCTGGGAATCGGCTTTAGCATAGCCCAAAGGCTTGGTTTGGAGGGTGCATCTGTTGTCATTTCTTCTCGGAAACAG CAAAATGTTGATAAGGCTGCTGGCAAACTGAGAGCTCAAGGAATCGAAGTATTGCCTATTATTTGTCACGTTTCAAATGCACAACAAAGGAAGAATTTGATCGACAAAACTTTACAG AAGTATGGAAAGATAGATGTCATTGTGTCGAATGCTGCCGTACATCCTTCTGTAGATCCCATTTTGCAAACACAAGAATCGATCCTTGACAAGCTGTGGGAGATAAATGTCAAATCCACCATTCTTCTTCTCAAG GATGCAGCTCCTCACTTGAAGAAGGGTTCGTCTGTTGTACTCATTTCCTCACTTGCTGCTTATAACCCACCACCTACCATGGCTATGTATGGAGTGACCAAAACAGCAGTTCTTGGACTTACCAAA GCTCTGGCAAGTGAAATGGCGCCCAACACTCGAGTGAATTGTGTTGTTCCTGGAATTGTGCCAACTCATTTTGTTGCACTTTATACCTCTAATGATGCTATA AGGAAGGAACTAGAAAGGACGACATTGATTGGAAGGCTTGGTACAGCTGAAGAAATGGCAGCTGCTACAGCGTTTTTGGCGTCTGATGATGCTTCTTACATAACAGGAGAAAATCTCGTGGTTTCTGGGGGAATGCCTTCCAGGTTGTAG
- the LOC108343248 gene encoding uncharacterized membrane protein At1g16860, with translation MGTRIPSHQLSSGLYVSGRPEQPKDRPPTMTSRSVPYTGGDPKKSGELGKMLEIPGVDQKPSRPSSGSVRSGPNSGPAVGRLSGSGPMSRKSSGSGPIALQPTGLITSGPVGSGPVGSRRSGQLEQPSAAASAGKTVYGSAVTSLNEEVKVGFKVSRAVVWVFMVVVAMCLLVGVFLVVAVKKAVILVALGAVIVPVVVLISWNCVWGRRGLLGFVKRYPDAELRGAIDGQYVKVTGVVTCGSIPLESSYQRIPRCVYVSTELYEYKGLGGKSANPKHSCFTWGSRYSEKYVADFYVSDFQSGLRALVKAGYSAKVAPFVEPNTVVDVTKDNKELSPNFLGWLADRKLSSDDRIMRLKEGYIKEGSTVSVMGVVQRHDNVLMIVPSAEPVSTGCQWIRCLLPTYAEGLILTCEDNQNADVIPV, from the exons ATGGGGACGCGAATCCCTTCTCACCAGCTCAGCAGTGGTCTATATGTGTCGGGTCGACCCGAACAGCCGAAAGACCGCCCGCCGACAATGACCTCACGCTCCGTACCGTACACCGGCGGTGACCCAAAGAAGTCTGGCGAGCTGGGAAAAATGTTAGAAATCCCCGGTGTTGATCAGAAGCCGTCGCGGCCGTCATCCGGGTCGGTGAGATCCGGGCCGAACTCGGGCCCCGCAGTGGGGAGGCTTAGCGGGTCGGGGCCCATGTCGAGGAAGTCGTCTGGGTCGGGTCCGATAGCGCTGCAGCCGACGGGCCTGATAACGTCGGGTCCGGTGGGATCCGGCCCGGTTGGGAGTCGGCGGTCGGGGCAGCTGGAGCAACCGTCTGCAGCAGCGTCGGCAGGGAAGACAGTATATGGGTCGGCGGTGACGAGTCTGAACGAGGAGGTGAAGGTGGGGTTCAAAGTGTCAAGGGCGGTGGTTTGGGTGTTCATGGTGGTGGTGGCAATGTGTTTGCTCGTTGGGGTGTTTCTCGTGGTGGCAGTGAAGAAAGCTGTGATCTTGGTGGCTCTCGGAGCGGTTATTGTGCCCGTGGTGGTCTTGATCTCTTGGAATTGCGTTTGGGGGAGACGAGGGCTTTTAGGGTTTGTGAAAAGGTACCCTGATGCTGAGCTTAGAGGCGCCATTGATGGACAGTACGTTAAGGTTACGGGG GTTGTAACATGTGGCAGCATTCCTTTGGAGTCATCCTACCAAAGAATACCGAGATGTGTGTATGTCTCCACCGAATTATATGAGTACAAAGGATTGGGTGGAAAATCAGCAAATCCTAAACATAGTTGCTTTACTTGGGGTTCTAGATACTCTGAG AAATATGTAGCGGATTTCTATGTATCAGACTTTCAGTCTGGATTAAGAGCATTGGTAAAAGCAGGCTACAGTGCCAAGGTTGCTCCTTTTGTGGAACCAAATACTGTGGTTGATGTAACAAAGGATAACAAAGAGTTGTCTCCTAATTTCTTAGGCTGGCTTGCGGACCGCAAGCTCTCTAGCGATGACAGGATCATGCGCCTCAAGGAAGG GTACATCAAAGAAGGTAGCACCGTAAGTGTGATGGGAGTTGTTCAACGACACGATAATGTGCTCATGATTGTGCCTTCAGCCGAGCCTGTCTCAACAGGGTGCCAGTGGATCCGCTGCCTTTTGCCAACCTATGCTGAAGGGCTTATCTTGACATGCGAAGATAATCAAAATGCTGATGTCATTCCTGTTTAG